The window CATTTCGGGGTGTGGTATCTTCAAATCCGGCTCATCAATAATGGCATCGCCGTAAAACAAAATATCAATATCAATAGTTCGCGAACCCCATTTTTCTTCCCGCCTGCGGCCCATTAAAAGCTCAATTGCCAATATTCTCCTAAGTACTTCCCGTGCTGTTAAACCTGTTTGCAGCATCAGTACCTGGTTTAAATAATCGGGAGCATCTGTTTTGCCCCATGATTGGGTTTCATAAACCGACGAGGCCTGTAATACGGGCGCTACATCAGCTTCAATGCGCTCAATTGCCTCATTCAGCAGCAATTTTCTGTCGCCAAGGTTACTGCCCAAAAGTAAAAAAACATCAATCATGTTGTAACAAATATTATAGAACAGGCTCTTACCACTATACGGTATTGAATTACTAAGTTTGCATAGTTAAACAGATTTATAACA is drawn from Mucilaginibacter ginsenosidivorax and contains these coding sequences:
- the folK gene encoding 2-amino-4-hydroxy-6-hydroxymethyldihydropteridine diphosphokinase, which codes for MIDVFLLLGSNLGDRKLLLNEAIERIEADVAPVLQASSVYETQSWGKTDAPDYLNQVLMLQTGLTAREVLRRILAIELLMGRRREEKWGSRTIDIDILFYGDAIIDEPDLKIPHPEMHKRRFTLEPLAELAPEFEHPGIKKNILRLKSELIDDLVVKKV